A DNA window from Tissierellales bacterium contains the following coding sequences:
- a CDS encoding amino acid racemase: MNDKIIGIIGGMGPEATMDFYMKIIKNTKVSCDQDHYRVVIDSNAKIPDRTKAILGEGADPVPALVETAQNLEKIGAEVGCIPCITAHYFIDKVAESVSFPILNALEETCNTIGRRFEGASKIGVLATTGTIKTGLFDRYMEGYEIVYLDENMQENNVMEAIYGSEGIKSGVTEGKPVELLMEAGNKLIELGAEVIVAGCTELSIVLDENSYKVPLIDPMVVLAESVTRRS; encoded by the coding sequence ATGAACGATAAGATCATAGGAATAATAGGCGGTATGGGACCAGAAGCTACTATGGATTTTTACATGAAGATTATAAAAAATACAAAAGTTTCTTGTGACCAAGATCATTATAGAGTAGTAATAGATAGTAATGCTAAGATACCAGATAGGACAAAAGCGATACTTGGCGAAGGGGCAGATCCTGTTCCTGCACTAGTAGAGACGGCTCAAAATCTAGAAAAAATAGGAGCCGAAGTTGGCTGCATTCCATGTATCACTGCACATTACTTCATAGACAAGGTAGCTGAATCTGTATCATTTCCAATATTAAATGCGCTTGAAGAAACATGCAATACTATAGGAAGAAGATTTGAAGGCGCTAGTAAAATAGGAGTACTTGCAACAACAGGTACTATAAAAACTGGTTTATTTGATAGGTACATGGAAGGGTACGAAATTGTTTATTTAGATGAAAACATGCAAGAGAACAATGTCATGGAAGCTATATATGGAAGTGAAGGAATAAAAAGTGGAGTGACAGAGGGAAAACCAGTCGAGCTATTAATGGAAGCAGGCAATAAATTAATAGAGCTAGGCGCAGAGGTGATAGTGGCAGGATGTACTGAGCTAAGCATAGTTTTAGATGAGAACTCATACAAAGTTCCGCTAATAGATCCTATGGTTGTGCTTGCTGAGAGTGTTACGAGAAGAAGTTAA